The following proteins come from a genomic window of Vigna radiata var. radiata cultivar VC1973A unplaced genomic scaffold, Vradiata_ver6 scaffold_474, whole genome shotgun sequence:
- the LOC106754782 gene encoding uncharacterized protein LOC106754782 → MPSRSGDEKPKKSEGGAKAILKIMKKQTQGEWNERCEASFGEVKQIVTNPPVMRRPDYCSELHLFLAVSEEAISAALVQEIAEFRPIYFISRILKEVETRYQQLEKVVLALVNATRRLRPYLQGNQVVVHTDYPIAKILRKPDLAGRMIGWFVELSELGLRYEPRGSVKGQHLADFVAELLVVDSTFHPWILYVDGSSSHQGGGAGIVLEGSNGIMIEQALIFRFKVSNNQAEYKALIVGLELARDLGVEVLRCKTDSQLVEGYMNGTFQIRDDQLLKYFHKAKQLFSHFESMDLKHIPREENQRVDRLSKLTTGKEKAERDDWRRDIMLLIKKQGEGISLRPEEARQIARYVIVGEELYRRGYVMSMLKCLSKEESEYIMRELHEGICGRHGGGRSLRARALRAGFYWPTMEKDCQAFVTKCLACQKYGNIIHASAIELLGMVSPWPFAQWGMDIVGPFPTGRSQLKFLLVAVDYFTKWVEAEPLAKISASQVQKFV, encoded by the exons ATGCCGAGCCGTTCTGGAGATGAGAAGCCCAAGAAATCTGAAGGAGGTGCAAAG GCAATCTTAAAGATAATGAAGAAACAAACCCAGGGAGAGTGGAACGAACGATGTGAAGCATCATTTGGAGAAGTAAAGCAAATTGTCACTAATCCTCCAGTTATGAGACGACCCGACTATTGCAGCGAGCTACACTTATTTTTGGCAGTCAGTGAAGAAGCGATTAGTGCAGCTTTGGTCCAAGAAATTGCTGAATTTAGACCAATATACTTTATCAGTAGAATTTTGAAGGAAGTAGAAACCAGGTATCAACAGCTAGAAAAAGTAGTTCTGGCCTTAGTGAATGCTACCCGAAGACTTAGACCCTACCTACAAGGAAACCAGGTTGTAGTTCATACGGATTACCCCATTGCTAAAATCTTAAGAAAACCCGATCTGGCAGGGAGAATGATCGGGTGGTTCGTAGAACTCTCTGAGTTAGGTCTGAGGTATGAGCCAAGAGGATCTGTTAAGGGACAACATCTGGCAGATTTTGTGGCTGAACTGCTTGTGGTAGATTCAACTTTCCACCCATGGATATTATATGTAGATGGATCGTCCAGTCATCAAGGTGGAGGAGCGGGAATAGTCTTAGAAGGGTCGAACGGTATTATGATAGAACAAGCCTTGATTTTCCGGTTTAAAGTCAGTAATAATCAGGCAGAGTACAAAGCTTTAATAGTAGGCTTGGAGTTAGCACGGGACTTGGGAGTAGAAGTTCTTCGCTGCAAGACAGATTCACAGCTTGTAGAAGGGTATATGAACGGGACGTTCCAGATAAGGGATGATCAGTTATTAAAATACTTCCACAAAGCCAAGCAGCTGTTCTCCCATTTCGAATCCATGGATTTAAAACATATACCGAGGGAAGAGAACCAAAGAGTTGACAGGCTTTCTAAGCTGACGACCGGGAAAGAAAAAG CCGAACGGGATGATTGGAGGAGAGATATTATGTTGCTTATCAAGAAGCAAGGAGAAGGTATAAGTCTTCGTCCCGAAGAGGCTAGACAAATTGCACGATATGTTATAGTGGGAGAAGAACTTTACCGAAGAGGGTATGTCATGTCTATGTTAAAATGTTTGTCCAAAGAAGAATCAGAATACATTATGAGGGAGCTGCATGAAGGGATATGTGGCAGACACGGTGGCGGTCGGTCACTTAGAGCCCGTGCGTTGAGggcaggattttattggcctacgATGGAAAAAGATTGTCAAGCTTTTGTCACTAAATGTTTGGCTTGTCAGAAGTATGGGAACATAATTCACGCATCGGCCATTGAGTTGCTAGGTATGGTGTCTCCATGGCCCTTCGCTCAATGGGGGATGGATATTGTAGGACCATTCCCGACCGGTCGCTCACAATTGAAGTTTCTCTTAGTGGCAGTCGATTATTTCACCAAATGGGTAGAAGCAGAACCTCTGGCTAAAATATCGGCGTCTCAGGTGCAAAAATTTGTCTAG